In Gasterosteus aculeatus chromosome 15, fGasAcu3.hap1.1, whole genome shotgun sequence, a single genomic region encodes these proteins:
- the atxn3 gene encoding ataxin-3 → MFDRKLNMDSIFHEKQEGSLCAQHCLNNLLQGEYFTPVDLSSIAHQLDEEERMRMAEGGMASEEYRTFLQQPSGNMDDSGFFSIQVISNALRVWGLELILFNSREYQSLMINPINENAFICNYKEHWFTIRKLGQQWFNLNSLLTGPELISDTYLALFLAQLQQEGYSIFVIRGNLPECEAEQILGIMRVQQQQRPRLIGEEEAQTSAGRSAAVSQAEMVFGVEDEVVDEDDELKKALALSRQDIDVEDEEADLRRAIQLSMQGAVMSNKSSESEMGNVKSGSQAAGSAAGGQRAGQNEALTAEELRRRRQAYFDRQQQAQTSIPQQPQTKSSGGSGSVNTGAEEDQEQKPSQ, encoded by the exons ATGTTTGACAGAAAGCTGAATATGGATTCCATATTTCATGAGAAA caaGAGGGCTCTCTTTGCGCCCAACACTGCCTCAACAACCTGCTGCAGGGTGAGTATTTCACTCCTGTGGATCTGTCCTCCATTGCTCATCAGCTCGATGAAGAGGAACGGATGAGGATGGCTGAAGGCGGGATGGCCAGTGAGGAGTATAGGACCTTCCTGCAG CAACCGTCCGGCAACATGGATGACAGCGGGTTCTTTTCAATACAA GTAATTAGCAATGCACTGAGAGTGTGGGGTTTAGAGTTAATCCTCTTCAACAGCCGGGAGTACCAGAGCCTGATGATTAATCCAAT AAATGAGAACGCCTTCATTTGCAACTACAAGGAGCACTGGTTTACTATACGGAAACTTGGACAACAG TGGTTTAACCTGAATTCACTGCTGACTGGACCAGAGTTGATATCGGACACCTATCTAGCACTTTTCCTTGCACAGTTACAACAAGAAG GTTATTCCATATTTGTGATCCGAGGAAACCTCCCAGAGTGTGAAGCAGAGCAAATTCTTGGGATCATGAGGGTGCAGCAACAGCAGCGACCAAGGCTTATTGGAGAGGAGGAAGCCCAGACAAGTGCAgg TAGGTCAGCAGCGGTGAGCCAGGCAGAGATGGTCTTTGGTGTCGAGGATGAGGttgttgatgaagatgatgagctGAAAAAAGCTCTGGCACTCAGCAGACAGGATATAGATGTGGAAGATGAAGAAGCTGATCTTCGCAGGGCCATTCAACTGAGCATGCAAG GCGCAGTGATGAGCAACAAATCCTCAGAGTCTGAAATGGGAAATGTGAAATCAGGGAGTCAGGCAGCAGGCAGTGCTGCAGGAGGTCAAAGAGCCGGCCAAAACGAGGCTCTCACAGCCGAGGAACtgcggaggaggagacaggcCTATTTTGATCG GCAGCAACAGGCTCAGACAAGCATTCCTCAACAACCACAAACCAAATCATCAGGTGGCTCAG GATCAGTAAACACTGGCGCGGAAGAGGACCAAGAGCAAAAGCCCAGCCAGTGA
- the serpina10b gene encoding protein Z-dependent protease inhibitor: protein MVIHKRKMGLILIVTCITFLAPVHQAYLPSDTISNLTLKNLDFAMNLYRKISSHDDKNIFFSPLSISTNFAALLMGSAGVTHEEILKGLNLEQLERADQPELIPGLFQLLHENITQGGSLKLDRAMALFMSQNFSVEKVFQDHIKKYFDADIRRVDFADSKGSIRFINEYIKNKTRDKITDMMSSLDAMTKLMLIDTILFQGSWQTPFNANFTSNAPFHINKYNIVQVPMMFLEDKFYSMQDVGLGAKVLRLPYQEGVSMLILLPDKGMDYTVIDDAITAKKFLEWIKKLQKSTLEVNLPKFKMESSYSLQNILPDFGMASIFSNTANLTRLSKEEGLKVSEVLHKAMIEVDETGTTAAAATTSGIIPYSLPRTFIVNRPFFFFIYHEATNCLLFMGRVINPIENYQS, encoded by the exons ATGGTGATACACAAAAGGAAGATGGGACTGATTTTAATTGTAACATGCATCACCTTCCTCGCTCCTGTCCACCAGGCGTACCTTCCGAGTGACACCATTTCCAATCTTACCTTGAAAAATCTGGACTTTGCCATGAACCTATACAGAAAAATATCCAGCCACGATGACAAGAATATATTTTTCTCCCCTCTGAGTATTTCCACTAACTTTGCTGCTCTTCTAATGGGTTCTGCCGGTGTCACACACGAAGAAATACTGAAGGGGCTCAACCTGGAGCAGTTGGAGCGGGCCGACCAGCCAGAACTCATCCCGGGACTCTTTCAACTCCTCCATGAGAACATCACGCAGGGTGGATCGCTGAAACTGGACCGAGCCATGGCCCTCTTTATGAGCCAGAACTTTTCAGTAGAGAAAGTATTTCAAGATCACATCAAGAAATATTTTGACGCTGACATCAGAAGGGTAGACTTTGCGGACTCAAAAGGGAGTATCCGCTTCATCAATGAGTATATCAAGAACAAGACTCGGGACAAAATTACCGACATGATGTCCTCCCTTGATGCGATGACCAAGCTCATGTTAATCGACACAATATTGTTTCAGG GATCCTGGCAGACTCCTTTCAACGCCaattttacttccaatgcaccGTTCCACATTAACAAGTATAATATCGTGCAAGTACCGATGATGTTTTTAGAGGATAAATTCTACTCAATGCAAGATGTTGGTCTTGGTGCAAAGGTTTTGAGGCTACCGTATCAGGAGGGGGTTTCCATGCTGATCCTGTTGCCAGACAAAGGCATGGACTACACTGTAATCGATGATGCAATCACTGCTAAGAAGTTCCTCGAATGGATCAAAAAGCTGCAAAAAAG CACTCTGGAAGTCAACTTGCCCAAGTTCAAGATGGAGTCATCGTATTCGCTGCAGAATATTCTACCAGATTTTGGCATGGCCAGTATCTTCAGCAATACAGCCAATTTGACGAGGCTGAGTAAGGAAGAAGGTCTCAAAGTGTCAGAG GTGCTGCACAAGGCCATGATAGAGGTGGACGAGACAGGAAccactgctgcagctgccacAACATCTGGCATTATTCCATATTCTTTACCAAGAACCTTCATTGTCAACAggccctttttcttcttcatataCCATGAAGCCACAAACTGTCTGCTGTTCATGGGGAGGGTGATTAACCCTATTGAAAACTACCAGTCGTGA
- the ddx24 gene encoding ATP-dependent RNA helicase DDX24: MKTTRMMPRNKRPFSGKRRPAKRSVHVKGNWKAVEIDPSVFSEEGMETLVCFEELTDYRLVDPEKAAAAADKQTKEPTREKKKKTKRKASEAKEAGEKVDVEGKDGENAAEPVKKKAKNKRNKKQGPQESDRPEETAEELLQNYVAAGEEAGDGEKPPEEASKDVTTLAVSSEAQLKPPKKSKKKRKKKPIKEKKSPDALPNQESKSEPQAADKEKAPQEKVVKHPKNKKQIKNWTNAARSDCSDKRADVSAWKDLFVPSPVLKALSSLGFSSPSPIQALALPPAIRDRMDILGAAETGSGKTLAFGIPMIHAILEWRDRSKRPDDDDGDGDDNAESTVKRGERFYLPSVDESTIEEGQEENVDTEGEEGGSVTERDQGDPDERDSEDGGDEKDGDESPDQVIEKAEFDFAAAEPEKAKAAAGRSQPLLGLVLTPTRELAVQVKHHIDAVAKFTDIKTAIVVGGMAQEKQRRMLRRRPEIVIATPGRLWDLIQEKHPHLLNLRKLKCLVIDEADRMVERGHFAELENLLEMLNNDDFNPKRQTFVFSATLTMDHSMPTRLLQKKRKNLDQRNQLETLMSKVGIKSKPKIIDLTRKEATVESLTETQIHCQKEEKDFYLYYFLLQYPGRTMVFANSIDCIKRLSSLLVIMDCTPLPLHANMHQKQRLKNLERFAERESCVLLTTDVAARGLDIPNVEHVIHYQVPRTSETYVHRSGRTARATKEGLSLLLVGPDDMMNFKKIYKALGKDEDLPMFPIETKCMEAIKERVNLAHQIEKIEFYNSKEKQHNSWFKQAAAALELELDEDLLIGRGNDDDGGDRGQQRAVKGMKKHLKHLISQPVFRNMNKSKYPTQMGRLSMPHLPVGGRGNALTSLSTQEDKRKLKKKAGAQQRKKEQQQ, from the exons ATGAAGACGACGAGGATGATGCCCAGAAACAAGCGTCCGTTCTCCGGCAAGAGGAGACCAGCCAAACGGAGCGTCCACGTGAAAGGCAACTGGAAGGCTGTGGAGATCGACCCCAGCGTCTTCTCCGAGGAAGGAATGGAGACCCTGGTGTGTTTTGAAGAGCTGACAGATTACCGGTTGGTAGACCCCGagaaggctgctgctgctgctgacaaacaaacaaaggaacccacgagggagaagaagaagaaaaccaagAGAAAGGCCAGCGAGGCAAAAGAGGCTGGAGAGAAGGTGGATGTGGAGGGTAAAGACGGGGAGAACGCAGCTGAACCAGTCAAGAAGAAAGCCAAAAATAAGAGAAATAAGAAACAGGGCCCACAGGAATCTGACCGACCAGAGGAGACTGCTGAAGAGCTGCTACAGAATTATGTagctgcaggtgaggaggcaggagacggCGAAAAGCCTCCGGAAGAGGCCTCCAAAGATGTAACAACGTTAGCAGTTAGTTCAGAGGCCCAATTAAAACCCCCaaagaagagcaagaagaagaggaaaaagaaaccgataaaggagaagaaaagtcCAGACGCACTGCCGAACCAAGAGTCTAAATCAGAACCTCAAGCTGCGGACAAAGAAAAAGCCCCTCAAGAAAAAGTTGTAAAGCatcctaaaaacaaaaagcagataAAGAATTGGACAAATGCAGCAAGATCTGACTGCAGTGACAAACGTGCTGATGTGAGTGCCTGGAAGGACCTGTTCGTCCCCTCGCCGGTGCTGAAGGCACTCAGCAGTCTTGGTTTTAGCTCACCAAGTCCCATACAAGCCCTGGCTTTGCCTCCAGCCATCAGGGATCGAATGGATATATTGGGGGCGGCTGAGACAG GAAGCGGGAAGACGCTGGCTTTTGGGATTCCCATGATCCACGCCATCCTGGAGTGGCGTGACAGATCGAAAAggccagatgatgatgatggtgatggcgACGACAACGCTGAATCGACCGTGAAAAGGGGGGAGCGTTTTTATCTACCATCTGTAGATGAGTCCACAATAGAGGAAGGCCAGGAGGAGAACGtggacacagagggagaagaggggggaagCGTCACAGAGCGGGATCAAGGTGACCCGGACGAACGTGACAGCGAAGACGGCGGTGACGAAAAAGATGGCGACGAGAGCCCCGATCAAGTAATCGAAAAGGCCGAGTTTGACTTCGCCGCCGCCGAACCAGAAAAAGCAAAAGCCGCGGCTGGACGCAGTCAGCCTCTGCTCGGACTGGTGCTCACTCCCACCAGGGAGCTGGCTGTTCAGGTCAAGCACCACATAGATGCCGTCGCCAAATTTACCG ACATCAAAACGGCGATAGTGGTGGGTGGAATGGCACAAGAGAAACAACGAAGGATGCTGAGGCGAAGACCCGAAATCGTCATTGCCACTCCAGGACGTCTGTGGGACTTGATCCAGGAGAAACATCCACATCTGCTCAATTTGAGAAAGCTCAA GTGCCTGGTCATTGATGAAGCGGATCGCATGGTGGAGAGAGGCCACTTTGCAGAGCTGGAGAATCTGCTGGAGATGCTTAACAACGATGACTTTAATCCCAAGAGGCAGACTTTTGTGTTCTCTGCCACACTGACCATGGATCACAGCATGCCCACGCGCcttctgcagaagaagaggaagaatctGGACCAGAGGAACCAGCTGGAAACTCTGATGAGCAAAGTGGGGATCAAGTCCAAACCCAAAATCATTGACCTGACCAGGAAGGAGGCAACAGTGGAGAGCTTGACCGAGACCCAAATCCATTGTCAGAAGGAAGAGAAGGACTTCTACCTTTATTACTTTCTGCTCCAGTATCCCGGCCGCACCATGGTGTTTGCAAACAGTATAGACTGCATCAAGAGACTGAGCTCTCTGCTGGTCATCATGGACTGTACTCCACTGCCCCTCCATGCAAACATGCACCAGAAGCAACGGCTCAAAAACCTGGAAAGGTTTGCCGAGAGGGAGAG TTGTGTTCTGCTGACTACTGATGTGGCAGCTCGAGGACTGGATATCCCAAATGTTGAGCATGTCATTCACTACCAG GTTCCCCGGACTTCTGAGACTTACGTCCATCGTAGTGGCAGAACCGCGAGAGCCACCAAAGAGGGTCTGAGTTTGCTGCTGGTAGGCCCAGACGACATGATGAACTTCAAAAAGATCTACAAGGCCCTCGGGAAAGACGAGGATCTTCCCATGTTCCCCATAGAGACCAAATGCATGGAAGCCATCAAG GAGCGGGTAAACTTGGCACATCAGATCGAGAAGATTGAGTTCTACAACAGCAAGGAGAAGCAGCACAACTCCTGGTTCAAACAAGCCGCGGCGGCGCTGGAGCTTGAGCTGGATGAGGATCTTTTAATTG GCAGAGGAAACGACGACGACGGTGGTGACCGAGGGCAGCAGAGGGCGGTGAAAGGGATGAAAAAGCATCTGAAGCATCTGATCTCCCAGCCGGTATTCAGGAATATGAATAAGTCCAAGTACCCCACTCAAATGGGAAGGCTCTCCATGCCTCACCTGCCCGTAGGTGGGAGGGGAAATGCCCTCACCAGTCTTTCGACCCAGGAGGACAAACGGAAGTTGAAGAAGAAAGCGGGTGCGCAGCAGCGGaaaaaggagcagcagcagtga
- the LOC120833379 gene encoding ubiquitin thioesterase OTUB2 — protein MEEGSLVSCREDISSLFPEQTPCAKYKDLSGQFSTVRQVRGDGNCFYRALCFAHLESVLHNARALQRFKETVVRTYEDFSSAGFDETSFKHHLNTVVDVVERCQADEQEDTLLRLFNEQMTSDSVVQYLRLLTSAHLQNQAEFFCNFVEAPNLLVYCQQEVETMAMECDHVDILALSQALDICIHIVSMEGDEQQVAHHVIPEGAEPSLHLLYQTSHYNILYPRPQH, from the exons ATGGAGGAGGGCAGCCTGGTCTCCTGCCGAGAGGACATCTCTTCGCTGTTTCCAGAGCAAACGCCGTGTGCCAAATACAAA GATTTAAGCGGTCAGTTTTCCACCGTCAGACAAGTGCGCGGAGATGGAAACTGCTTCTACAGAGCGCTGTGCTTCGCCCACCTGGAGTCGGTGCTGCACAACGCCAGGGCTTTGCAGAG ATTTAAGGAGACAGTTGTTCGCACCTATGAGGACTTTTCTTCTGCGGGATTCGACGAGACGTCCTTCAAGCATCACCTGAACACA GTCGTCGACGTGGTGGAGCGGTGCCAGGCTGACGAGCAGGAAGACACGCTGCTCCGGCTGTTCAACGAGCAGATGACGTCCGACAGCGTGGTGCAGTACCTCCGGCTGCTCACCTCAGCCCACCTGCAGAACCAGGCCGAGTTCTTCTGCAACTTTGTGGAGGCCCCCAACCTCCTAGTCTACTGTCAGCAA GAAGTGGAGACCATGGCGATGGAGTGTGATCACGTGGACATCCTAGCTCTGTCCCAGGCCCTGGATATTTGCATCCACATTGTTTCCATGGAGGGCGATGAACAGCAGGTGGCTCACCATGTCATTCCAGAAGGCGCCGAACCCTCCCTGCACCTCCTCTACCAAACGTCACATTATAACATTCTCTACCCGCGACCTCAACACTGA
- the ccdc197 gene encoding uncharacterized protein CCDC197 isoform X2, with product MSTSSLPILDDGDPRLKLKVENRKRNIFVTQLEDNRHRKEENVNHLPVVTETSSRVLEAGVNTLQKTLILKKQFELDNVNQQLARKQQEFKNRMEALARRRSELELKQQETAEMAMKFEKFVADNELKRRRALSEYEAALELNISKQREIEDLTDQLKQLRARKRVLKRRLSKYKIYEDYLIKTVDHFPSTYPDNGSESLVMPIIRRHETLSITHRDLLQRLGRLEEEVEQSQRQLLAMTQEHSIKTLMANKELSEQRTELENLKEKNKQAEVNLLMEQGLSRQKVEEEGRMLMAINNLAEQCYISAYGPLTNMSILTMMDMVKEYILDKADTERRARRLMESGSAVMNRTAAKDKRERGSMKGFGSKTQIKSSSKVSRKSETMS from the exons atgtcgaCGTCGTCCCTTCCCATCTTAGATGACGGCGATCCCCGACTTAAACTGAAGgtggaaaacagaaaaagaaacatttttgtaaCACAGTTGGAAGACAACAG ACACAGAAAGGAGGAAAATGTCAACCACCTCCCCGTTGTGACGGAG ACTTCCAGCAGAGTTCTTGAGGCTGGAGTGAACACTTTGCAAAAGACCCTGATTCTGAAGAAACAGTTTGAGTTGGACAATGTGAACCAGCAACTCGCACGCAAGCAACAAGAGTTTAAGAACCGCATGGAGGCTCTCGCTCGGAGAAGGTCTGAATTGGAACTAAAACAACAGGAG ACTGCAGAGATGGCGATGAAGTTTGAGAAGTTTGTGGCTGATAATGAATTGAAGCGGCGCCGAGCGCTGAGCGAGTATGAGGCTGCACTCGAGCTGAACATTTCTAAACAGAGAGAGATCGAAGATCTGACGGATCAGCTGAAACAACTCAGAGCCAG AAAGCGGGTTTTAAAGCGGAGACTGTCAAAATACAAAATCTATGAGGACTACTTGATCAAAACAGTTGATCATTTCCCCAGCA CTTACCCTGACAATGGGTCGGAATCTTTGGTCATGCCCATCATTCGGCGCCACGAGACCCTGTCCATCACCCACCGGGACCTGCTGCAGCGCTTGGGgcgcctggaggaggaggtggagcagagcCAGCGACAACTGCTGGCCATGACGCAGGAGCACAGTATTAAAACATTG ATGGCCAATAAGGAACTGTCTGAACAGCGGACCGAGTTAGAAAACCTCAAAGAGAAGAACAAGCAGGCAGAGGTTAACCTGCTGATGGAGCAAGGCCTGTCCAGACAGAAG GTTGAAGAAGAGGGTCGCATGCTTATGGCGATCAACAATCTTGCAGAGCAGTGTTATATATCAGCATACGGACCTCTGACCAACATGAGCATACTGACAATGATGGACATGGTCAAG GAGTACATCCTGGACAAGGCAGACACGGAGAGGCGAGCAAGGAGACTGATGGAGTCGGGGTCAGCAGTGATGAATAGAACAGCTGCGAAAgacaaaagagagagggggTCAATGAAGGGCTTCGGcagtaaaacacaaattaaaagttCAAGTAAAGTTAGCAGAAAGAGTGAGACAATGAGTTGA
- the ccdc197 gene encoding uncharacterized protein CCDC197 isoform X1, translating into MSTSSLPILDDGDPRLKLKVENRKRNIFVTQLEDNRHRKEENVNHLPVVTETSSRVLEAGVNTLQKTLILKKQFELDNVNQQLARKQQEFKNRMEALARRRSELELKQQETAEMAMKFEKFVADNELKRRRALSEYEAALELNISKQREIEDLTDQLKQLRARKRVLKRRLSKYKIYEDYLIKTVDHFPSTYPDNGSESLVMPIIRRHETLSITHRDLLQRLGRLEEEVEQSQRQLLAMTQEHSIKTLMANKELSEQRTELENLKEKNKQAEVNLLMEQGLSRQKVEEEGRMLMAINNLAEQCYISAYGPLTNMSILTMMDMVKLVFRSTSWTRQTRRGEQGD; encoded by the exons atgtcgaCGTCGTCCCTTCCCATCTTAGATGACGGCGATCCCCGACTTAAACTGAAGgtggaaaacagaaaaagaaacatttttgtaaCACAGTTGGAAGACAACAG ACACAGAAAGGAGGAAAATGTCAACCACCTCCCCGTTGTGACGGAG ACTTCCAGCAGAGTTCTTGAGGCTGGAGTGAACACTTTGCAAAAGACCCTGATTCTGAAGAAACAGTTTGAGTTGGACAATGTGAACCAGCAACTCGCACGCAAGCAACAAGAGTTTAAGAACCGCATGGAGGCTCTCGCTCGGAGAAGGTCTGAATTGGAACTAAAACAACAGGAG ACTGCAGAGATGGCGATGAAGTTTGAGAAGTTTGTGGCTGATAATGAATTGAAGCGGCGCCGAGCGCTGAGCGAGTATGAGGCTGCACTCGAGCTGAACATTTCTAAACAGAGAGAGATCGAAGATCTGACGGATCAGCTGAAACAACTCAGAGCCAG AAAGCGGGTTTTAAAGCGGAGACTGTCAAAATACAAAATCTATGAGGACTACTTGATCAAAACAGTTGATCATTTCCCCAGCA CTTACCCTGACAATGGGTCGGAATCTTTGGTCATGCCCATCATTCGGCGCCACGAGACCCTGTCCATCACCCACCGGGACCTGCTGCAGCGCTTGGGgcgcctggaggaggaggtggagcagagcCAGCGACAACTGCTGGCCATGACGCAGGAGCACAGTATTAAAACATTG ATGGCCAATAAGGAACTGTCTGAACAGCGGACCGAGTTAGAAAACCTCAAAGAGAAGAACAAGCAGGCAGAGGTTAACCTGCTGATGGAGCAAGGCCTGTCCAGACAGAAG GTTGAAGAAGAGGGTCGCATGCTTATGGCGATCAACAATCTTGCAGAGCAGTGTTATATATCAGCATACGGACCTCTGACCAACATGAGCATACTGACAATGATGGACATGGTCAAG TTGGTTTTCAGGAGTACATCCTGGACAAGGCAGACACGGAGAGGCGAGCAAGGAGACTGA